In Verrucomicrobiia bacterium, the following are encoded in one genomic region:
- a CDS encoding fused MFS/spermidine synthase, whose protein sequence is MQSRDRGWLVVVLFFCSGATALVYEVVWSKFLSQMFGSTVYAQTVVLAVFMGGLAIGNQVFGRWADRSEQPVQAYGILEILIGVYALAFPFLDRLADSVFITAGRQIAEQSGLLLALKAFLSAALLLGPTILMGGTLPLIAAWLQRSSIDAGRRSARFYSINSLGAVTGSGLAGFWLVQKYGLVTTLNVTALANILLGTAAILLSRAGWAGLGPAAKEKSEITEPATSRRTLHWAGVIVCLTGAISMGLEILSARSLALIFGSSLQTFAVVLMAFILGIGLGSAWIASPRRRSPSERMIVLLLSAAALWVAILVFNIEKWVDVYRIAHTGLGRNLVGYFYHQLLATGMSLLILGVPAAFIGSVLPLMIRAVSSEGAPLGARVGVLLTWNTIGAVCGTLFTGFVLMPAIGLRNAFGILVLVLGLMALSLAWQRRWTVGVALASVACLTAVSLFIFGNEDWRHVMSSGVFRIRETQFDPRLMPTRKEHMKIVFYEDAADATVSVEEVDGVIAPASLGLRINGKPDAGTQLDMGTQYLVAHLPMFARPEAKDVFVLGLGSGISAGALLDYPVERIDVAENCEPVIRAAELFHDWNNQMLHSPKVHMWTEDARTVLKLRSQLYDVIITVPSNPWTAGIGSVFSQQYYELAASRLKPGGIVAQWFQIYETQDDIVRLVLRTFSSVFPYVEIWDSGGDIILLGSKQPWESGVESFRRSFANERVRTEMWMIDIHSPEALMGKQIASQRTGFAIAGSGPVQTDLHPILEYAAPRAFYIGSGTRMLDQFDERTHQQLLAPPDKRAALASLPLVKAQILFSTFSTVNGQLYGCLFGTPLGNGVPCAMPTPNPAPPPANDGSIFSLISRAVEAGQLDQAAQMTTAVLLQYPENEMANYLSRVVQRQQQISARRAIAHR, encoded by the coding sequence ATGCAATCACGAGATCGCGGCTGGCTGGTCGTCGTTCTATTCTTTTGTTCCGGGGCCACCGCGCTGGTATATGAAGTCGTTTGGTCCAAATTCCTCTCGCAAATGTTCGGCAGCACGGTTTACGCGCAGACCGTGGTGCTTGCAGTATTCATGGGGGGGTTGGCGATTGGCAACCAGGTTTTCGGGCGTTGGGCGGATCGGTCGGAACAGCCGGTTCAAGCGTATGGCATTCTGGAAATCCTGATCGGCGTCTATGCGCTTGCCTTCCCATTCCTGGATCGCCTTGCGGATTCCGTCTTCATCACGGCTGGCCGGCAGATCGCCGAACAATCGGGCCTGCTTCTGGCGCTGAAAGCCTTTCTTAGCGCAGCCCTGCTCCTCGGACCCACAATCCTGATGGGTGGCACTTTGCCCTTGATCGCTGCCTGGCTACAGCGATCGTCGATCGATGCCGGACGGCGTTCGGCGCGTTTCTATTCCATCAACAGCCTGGGCGCGGTTACTGGTTCGGGCCTCGCGGGTTTCTGGCTCGTGCAAAAATACGGTTTGGTGACGACGCTGAATGTCACTGCGTTGGCCAACATTCTTCTCGGAACCGCCGCCATTCTCTTGAGCCGCGCGGGGTGGGCGGGCTTGGGCCCAGCCGCGAAGGAAAAATCCGAGATCACTGAACCAGCCACGTCGCGTCGAACGTTGCATTGGGCTGGAGTCATTGTGTGCCTGACAGGCGCTATATCGATGGGGTTGGAGATTCTCTCGGCACGATCACTCGCCTTGATCTTCGGCTCATCCCTTCAAACTTTCGCAGTGGTGCTCATGGCTTTCATTCTCGGAATTGGCTTGGGCAGTGCCTGGATCGCTTCACCGCGGCGGCGCAGCCCCAGCGAGCGGATGATCGTGCTCCTGTTGAGCGCGGCGGCGCTCTGGGTTGCCATTCTGGTATTCAATATTGAGAAATGGGTGGATGTGTACCGCATTGCTCATACGGGGCTTGGACGCAATTTGGTGGGATACTTTTATCATCAGCTGCTGGCAACCGGGATGTCCCTCCTGATCCTTGGAGTTCCCGCCGCGTTCATCGGATCGGTTCTCCCATTGATGATTCGTGCCGTTTCGTCCGAGGGCGCACCCCTGGGCGCACGTGTTGGGGTCCTTCTGACCTGGAACACCATTGGGGCAGTTTGCGGCACACTCTTCACTGGTTTTGTCCTGATGCCAGCCATCGGACTCCGCAACGCCTTTGGAATCCTCGTCTTGGTGCTCGGTTTGATGGCTCTTAGCCTTGCGTGGCAACGACGCTGGACGGTCGGCGTTGCCCTGGCGAGCGTCGCCTGCCTGACGGCTGTTTCCCTCTTTATCTTTGGGAATGAAGATTGGCGCCATGTCATGAGTTCGGGAGTGTTCCGTATTCGCGAAACCCAATTTGACCCGCGCCTGATGCCTACGCGTAAAGAACACATGAAAATTGTATTTTATGAAGATGCGGCTGATGCGACCGTTTCAGTGGAGGAGGTTGACGGCGTAATTGCGCCTGCAAGCCTCGGTTTGCGGATTAACGGAAAACCTGACGCCGGAACGCAGTTGGACATGGGAACGCAATACCTCGTCGCCCACCTTCCAATGTTCGCGAGACCCGAGGCAAAGGATGTGTTTGTGCTTGGACTTGGCTCTGGAATCAGTGCCGGCGCACTGCTGGACTATCCAGTTGAGCGCATCGACGTGGCGGAGAATTGCGAACCCGTTATTCGCGCAGCGGAACTATTTCACGACTGGAACAACCAGATGCTCCATAGCCCGAAGGTCCACATGTGGACTGAAGATGCGCGGACCGTGCTCAAACTGCGATCCCAACTCTATGACGTCATCATTACTGTGCCCTCCAATCCCTGGACGGCAGGGATCGGCAGCGTGTTCAGTCAGCAATATTATGAGCTGGCTGCGAGCCGTTTAAAGCCGGGGGGCATCGTTGCACAGTGGTTTCAAATTTATGAAACGCAGGACGACATCGTGCGCCTTGTGCTTCGCACATTCAGTTCGGTGTTTCCTTACGTTGAAATCTGGGATAGCGGAGGCGACATCATTCTCCTGGGTTCGAAACAACCGTGGGAAAGCGGTGTCGAGAGTTTCCGCAGAAGCTTCGCCAACGAGCGAGTAAGAACTGAAATGTGGATGATTGACATACATTCACCCGAGGCGTTGATGGGCAAGCAAATTGCCTCTCAACGGACGGGCTTTGCCATCGCAGGAAGCGGCCCTGTCCAGACCGATCTTCATCCAATTCTCGAATACGCAGCACCCCGAGCGTTTTACATCGGCTCTGGAACCCGGATGTTGGATCAGTTCGACGAGCGGACGCACCAGCAGTTACTGGCGCCGCCGGATAAACGAGCAGCACTGGCGTCTTTGCCACTCGTCAAGGCGCAAATCCTTTTCAGTACGTTTTCGACGGTAAATGGCCAACTCTATGGATGCCTGTTCGGCACGCCCCTCGGAAATGGAGTTCCGTGCGCGATGCCAACCCCCAATCCTGCGCCGCCGCCGGCGAATGATGGTTCAATCTTCTCGCTCATCTCGCGCGCTGTAGAAGCGGGCCAACTGGACCAGGCTGCACAAATGACAACCGCAGTGCTGCTGCAATATCCGGAAAACGAGATGGCGAATTACTTGTCGCGCGTAGTTCAACGCCAACAGCAAATCTCGGCGCGCAGGGCGATCGCACATCGTTGA
- the recQ gene encoding DNA helicase RecQ, producing the protein MRGSDQLLPLLKQFFGFSSFRPLQEQIISDALSGRDVCAVLPTGGGKSLCFQMPALIRPGLTVVVSPLIALMKDQVDGLKSAGVAATFLNSSLEPGESAPRLRGLHNGEFRLLYVAPERLMLPGFLEDLKRWNVTLFAIDEAHCISEWGHDFRPEYRQLASLRNHFPGVPLMALTATATDRVRQDICTQLKLNNPACYVASFNRPNLSYRVAAKSGAYDQILQFMRERRKESGIVYCQARKTAESLAARLNADGIAAAAYHAGMENADRSRSQESFLRDEIRVVCATIAFGMGINKPNVRFVIHYDLPKNVEGYYQETGRAGRDGLPGECLLLFSPGDRVKYSRFIDEKPDPREREIARQQLDQIVHYAEASGCRRAYLLNYFGEKSASDNCGGCDNCLSPRETWDATVAAQKFLSCVYRIRERSGFGVGIQHVVEVLWGAETERIRKWNHQTLSTYGIGHEHSRAEWGFVGRELIRLGFLEQTAEQFSTVQLTSRGRAALKERSPIMLTRPVSAAQPARSRAGEIDCDEALFEQLRQLRKQLADERSLPPYIIFSDVSLRQMARSYPADEATFSRISGVGEKKLREFGALFLGRIAEFLQTNPRQMFAEDSFNTLPAAARGSLGDTVRETLRLFQQGRSIEQICAIRGLKESTIWGHLEEAAFGGQAVDLRPFLNEIGERKVADAFERFGFGNVTGVYESLNGQFGYGVLRVYRALQQQPGKRSGNAAHPAVSSAQVTR; encoded by the coding sequence ATGCGAGGTTCAGACCAGTTGCTCCCTTTGCTGAAACAATTTTTCGGCTTCAGTTCGTTTCGTCCATTGCAGGAGCAGATCATCAGCGACGCCCTCAGCGGCCGCGACGTTTGCGCGGTGCTGCCAACCGGAGGAGGTAAATCGCTATGCTTCCAGATGCCTGCGCTGATCCGCCCCGGACTCACCGTCGTTGTCTCGCCCTTGATCGCATTGATGAAAGATCAGGTTGATGGCCTGAAATCGGCGGGGGTTGCCGCGACGTTTCTCAATTCGTCGCTCGAGCCTGGCGAATCCGCACCGCGATTACGCGGGCTGCACAATGGCGAATTTCGGTTGCTGTATGTGGCGCCCGAGCGATTGATGCTGCCGGGTTTTCTCGAGGATCTGAAGCGTTGGAACGTCACCTTGTTCGCGATCGACGAGGCGCACTGCATCAGCGAATGGGGTCACGATTTCCGGCCCGAATATCGCCAGCTGGCATCCCTGCGAAATCATTTTCCCGGCGTGCCCCTCATGGCATTAACGGCCACCGCCACTGACCGTGTGCGCCAGGACATCTGCACGCAGTTGAAACTCAACAACCCGGCTTGTTACGTCGCCAGTTTCAATCGGCCAAATCTGTCGTATCGCGTCGCAGCGAAGAGCGGCGCTTACGATCAAATTCTGCAGTTCATGCGTGAGCGGCGAAAGGAGAGCGGGATTGTTTACTGTCAGGCGCGCAAAACTGCCGAAAGCCTCGCTGCGCGACTGAACGCTGACGGAATCGCTGCGGCTGCATATCACGCGGGAATGGAAAACGCGGATCGGTCGCGCAGCCAGGAATCGTTCCTGCGTGATGAGATCCGGGTCGTCTGCGCCACGATTGCGTTTGGAATGGGCATCAACAAACCGAACGTGCGGTTTGTTATCCACTACGATCTGCCAAAGAACGTCGAAGGTTATTATCAGGAGACCGGCCGCGCGGGGCGCGATGGTCTGCCGGGGGAATGCCTGCTGTTGTTCAGTCCCGGAGATCGCGTGAAGTACAGCCGGTTCATCGATGAGAAACCGGATCCCCGGGAACGTGAGATCGCGCGGCAGCAGCTGGACCAAATCGTGCATTACGCTGAGGCCTCAGGATGCAGGCGGGCTTACCTGTTGAACTATTTCGGCGAGAAATCCGCGAGCGACAATTGTGGCGGATGCGACAATTGCCTGAGCCCGCGCGAAACCTGGGACGCGACCGTTGCCGCGCAAAAGTTCCTTTCATGTGTTTATCGGATTCGCGAAAGGAGCGGATTCGGTGTTGGCATCCAACACGTCGTAGAGGTGTTGTGGGGGGCCGAAACCGAGCGGATTCGGAAATGGAATCATCAGACGCTCTCCACGTACGGCATTGGCCACGAGCATAGCCGCGCTGAATGGGGCTTTGTCGGTCGTGAACTGATACGGCTGGGATTTCTTGAACAGACCGCGGAGCAATTCAGCACGGTGCAGTTGACGTCGCGAGGGCGCGCTGCTTTGAAGGAACGGTCGCCCATCATGCTCACACGGCCCGTTTCCGCGGCGCAGCCCGCACGGTCCCGCGCGGGCGAGATCGACTGCGACGAAGCGCTCTTTGAGCAATTGCGGCAATTGCGAAAGCAGCTGGCTGATGAACGCAGCCTGCCGCCGTACATCATCTTTTCCGATGTCTCGTTGCGGCAAATGGCGCGGTCGTACCCGGCCGACGAAGCGACGTTCTCGCGCATCAGCGGAGTTGGCGAAAAAAAGCTGCGCGAGTTTGGCGCCTTGTTTCTCGGCCGGATTGCTGAATTTCTCCAGACGAATCCACGGCAAATGTTTGCCGAGGACTCTTTCAACACCCTGCCGGCAGCAGCGCGCGGGTCATTGGGCGACACCGTCCGGGAAACGTTGCGCCTGTTCCAGCAGGGAAGATCGATTGAGCAGATCTGCGCAATTCGCGGGTTAAAAGAGAGCACGATATGGGGTCATCTGGAGGAGGCGGCGTTCGGCGGACAGGCCGTGGATCTGCGGCCGTTTTTGAACGAGATCGGCGAAAGGAAAGTCGCGGATGCGTTTGAGCGGTTTGGATTCGGCAACGTGACGGGCGTGTATGAATCGTTGAACGGGCAATTCGGCTATGGCGTGCTTCGCGTCTACCGCGCCTTGCAGCAACAGCCTGGCAAGCGTTCCGGCAATGCCGCGCACCCGGCCGTTTCGTCCGCACAAGTCACACGATAG
- a CDS encoding DUF6580 family putative transport protein codes for MTKKLLSLVLFIVVFAAARIPGMLSSDFANFNPAYALLFCGGVYLSRGTAWWLPLSAMLITDIGLNFYYVAQGFAVWEWPMLRYQVFNYVAWAAIILLGQRFKPKHSAMSLLGGGILGALLFYLITNTAAWLFNPFNNPEYTKTVWGWLRALIFGTGGWPETWQFFRNTLLSGGLFTGIFVAAMKFSTAESAEEKKEARSDDEPADEPQPEEAKAEA; via the coding sequence GTGACAAAGAAGCTCTTGTCGTTGGTCTTGTTCATTGTGGTGTTTGCCGCGGCGCGGATCCCGGGAATGTTGTCGTCGGATTTCGCGAACTTCAACCCCGCTTACGCCCTGCTGTTCTGCGGTGGCGTTTACCTCTCCCGCGGCACAGCCTGGTGGCTTCCCCTGTCGGCCATGCTGATCACAGACATCGGGTTGAACTTCTACTACGTCGCTCAGGGATTTGCGGTCTGGGAATGGCCGATGTTGCGCTATCAGGTTTTCAACTACGTCGCCTGGGCCGCCATTATCCTGCTTGGCCAACGCTTCAAGCCGAAACACTCGGCAATGTCCCTCCTCGGTGGCGGCATTCTCGGCGCCCTGTTGTTCTACCTGATCACGAACACCGCCGCGTGGCTCTTCAACCCTTTCAACAATCCGGAATACACCAAGACTGTCTGGGGCTGGCTGCGTGCCCTGATCTTCGGCACGGGAGGATGGCCCGAGACCTGGCAATTCTTTCGCAACACGCTCCTGAGCGGCGGATTGTTCACGGGCATTTTTGTTGCAGCCATGAAGTTTTCCACGGCGGAATCTGCAGAGGAAAAGAAGGAAGCCAGGAGCGACGACGAGCCCGCTGACGAACCCCAGCCAGAAGAAGCCAAAGCCGAAGCGTGA
- the hisA gene encoding phosphoribosylformimino-5-aminoimidazole carboxamide ribotide isomerase: MFRPCIDLHEGRVKQIVGGSLTDVPGGVRTNFVSDRPAAWFAELYRKDQLSGGHVIMLGPGNEAEARSALQAYPGGLQIGGGINSENAAKWLNSGASHVVVTSWVFRNGGLDRDRLQELVKIVGKDQLVLDLSCRKREGHYVVVTDRWQKFTEMVISQAVLEDLAQYCDEFLIHAVDVEGLCRGIDEDLVANLGLWTPIPTTYAGGAKSIADLETVSRIGNGRVDLTIGSALDIFGGSGIRYEDAVAFNQAAVRRTSRTED; the protein is encoded by the coding sequence ATGTTCCGCCCCTGCATTGACCTCCACGAAGGTCGCGTGAAACAGATCGTCGGAGGTTCCCTGACCGACGTTCCAGGCGGCGTGCGGACGAATTTTGTTTCCGACCGCCCTGCTGCGTGGTTCGCCGAACTCTATCGGAAGGATCAACTCTCGGGCGGCCACGTAATCATGCTGGGGCCGGGCAACGAAGCCGAAGCGCGTTCAGCGCTGCAGGCATATCCAGGCGGTCTCCAGATCGGCGGCGGCATCAACTCGGAAAATGCTGCGAAGTGGCTGAACTCCGGAGCTTCACACGTGGTGGTCACCTCCTGGGTTTTTCGGAACGGCGGCCTCGATCGAGATCGTTTGCAGGAGCTCGTGAAGATCGTCGGAAAAGACCAGCTGGTATTGGATCTCAGTTGTCGCAAGCGCGAGGGCCATTACGTGGTTGTCACGGATCGGTGGCAGAAGTTCACTGAGATGGTGATCAGCCAGGCCGTTCTCGAAGATCTGGCGCAATATTGCGACGAATTTCTCATACACGCCGTCGATGTGGAAGGCCTTTGCCGTGGGATTGATGAGGACTTGGTTGCGAACCTGGGATTGTGGACGCCGATCCCCACAACCTACGCTGGAGGCGCCAAGTCGATCGCGGATTTAGAAACGGTGAGTAGAATCGGGAACGGCCGTGTGGACCTGACCATCGGCTCCGCCCTCGACATTTTCGGCGGCAGCGGGATCCGATACGAAGACGCAGTCGCGTTCAACCAAGCCGCGGTGAGGCGGACGTCGAGGACTGAGGACTGA
- a CDS encoding sulfotransferase, producing the protein MKRTPLVSQGTLHRLLQSAEQAWRNREFDENIELLRRASRLDPANPLILLQLGRMLGLKWDYSEAKECFEKAIRIAGDKVDILTKAGIQCRDLRDPGLAENFFRRASDDKNATAHTMTYLAEILERLRRIPEAFDTIEKALQKDSACASALLAKARLLRQIGNLNEAESIVQFAVRNGTREVRIRALYEQAGILDRLGRHDEAMTSFQLAKALILPEAPPHRAELYATRERLANMRAGLSQAQLQRWIDAAPEFCNPQKLSLLCGHPRSGTTLLEQVLDSHPAITSAEESEVFHDYAYVPLTRGLPDAAGMLEVLERANVIDLQKSRDNYLIAVERLLGSPLDGRLVVDKNPSLTFLIPAFVRVFPEIKILVALRDPRDVCLSCFMQPFYPIGSTSSAYLTLAETIDEYVALMTNWLKFRPMLAGRFLEVRYEDMVMNLESVARDVMRFLEIEWNDKIVRFNEHAQKKVVRSPTYADVAKPLFNTAVGRWHPYAKFLEPYVEKLQPFISAFGYNK; encoded by the coding sequence ATGAAAAGAACTCCGCTTGTTTCACAAGGAACCCTTCACCGGCTTCTTCAATCGGCTGAGCAGGCCTGGCGGAATCGCGAGTTCGACGAAAACATCGAACTTTTGCGGCGGGCTAGTCGCCTCGACCCCGCGAATCCGCTGATATTGTTGCAATTGGGGCGAATGCTTGGATTGAAGTGGGATTACAGCGAGGCAAAGGAATGTTTCGAGAAAGCAATTCGGATTGCGGGGGATAAGGTCGATATATTGACGAAAGCTGGAATTCAATGCCGAGATTTAAGGGATCCCGGTTTAGCTGAAAACTTCTTCCGGCGCGCTTCCGACGACAAGAATGCCACGGCACATACGATGACATATCTGGCCGAGATACTGGAAAGACTGCGGCGCATCCCGGAGGCATTTGACACTATTGAGAAAGCTTTACAAAAAGATTCCGCGTGCGCTTCAGCACTTCTCGCTAAGGCGCGACTACTTCGTCAAATTGGGAATTTGAATGAGGCGGAATCGATCGTTCAATTCGCGGTGCGGAACGGCACGAGAGAAGTGCGTATACGCGCGCTTTATGAACAGGCGGGGATTCTTGACAGGTTGGGACGACATGATGAAGCAATGACGTCCTTTCAACTTGCGAAAGCGTTGATTCTTCCCGAAGCACCTCCACACCGCGCTGAACTCTACGCAACTAGAGAGCGGCTCGCTAACATGCGGGCAGGCTTGTCCCAAGCGCAGCTTCAGCGGTGGATTGACGCTGCCCCGGAGTTTTGCAATCCACAAAAGCTGTCATTGCTGTGCGGCCACCCCCGCTCTGGGACTACGTTGCTGGAACAGGTACTCGACTCTCATCCTGCCATTACATCGGCCGAAGAGTCGGAAGTTTTTCACGACTACGCATACGTGCCACTGACCCGCGGACTTCCTGATGCGGCGGGAATGCTAGAAGTACTGGAAAGAGCCAACGTGATTGATCTTCAAAAGAGCCGCGACAACTATCTTATCGCTGTGGAACGCCTGCTCGGCAGTCCTTTAGATGGACGGCTTGTCGTGGACAAAAACCCATCGCTTACGTTTCTGATACCCGCGTTCGTAAGAGTGTTTCCGGAAATCAAGATTTTAGTGGCGCTTCGGGATCCTCGCGACGTGTGCCTCAGCTGTTTTATGCAGCCATTTTACCCGATCGGTTCAACAAGTTCAGCGTATCTAACGTTGGCTGAAACAATCGACGAATACGTCGCATTGATGACCAATTGGTTAAAGTTTCGGCCTATGCTTGCTGGGCGGTTCCTTGAGGTCCGTTATGAGGACATGGTAATGAACCTTGAATCGGTTGCTCGCGACGTAATGAGATTCTTAGAGATCGAATGGAATGACAAAATCGTCAGATTTAATGAACACGCTCAGAAAAAAGTTGTTCGTTCTCCGACTTACGCAGACGTAGCTAAACCGCTTTTCAACACCGCCGTGGGAAGGTGGCACCCGTACGCGAAGTTCTTAGAACCGTACGTAGAAAAGCTACAGCCTTTTATTTCTGCCTTCGGTTACAATAAGTAA
- a CDS encoding RNA pseudouridine synthase: protein MNKPAGLVCHPTKGDVYSSLISRVRLYLGPDSHPHLVNRLDRETSGVTLVAKTDVAARELRQLMESRAIRKEYVALVHGHVREDHGMIDSPLGKDERSRVAVKDCVRPDGKPAQTEYWVECRLHATCDPAEDGSGSMKLVSVSDGQPIGSALPFTFLRIEPRTGRKHQIRIHLAHIGHPIVGDKIYGGDEDLYLALVENRLTPDQRSRLILEHHALHARLLRFSWRDKEVVLVAPIDGWNCF, encoded by the coding sequence GTGAACAAACCCGCAGGCCTCGTTTGTCATCCGACAAAGGGTGACGTTTACTCGAGTCTCATCAGCCGGGTGCGTTTGTACCTGGGGCCGGATTCGCATCCGCACCTTGTGAACCGTTTGGATCGCGAAACAAGCGGGGTGACGCTGGTGGCAAAGACCGACGTGGCGGCGCGCGAACTGCGGCAGTTGATGGAATCGCGTGCTATTCGTAAAGAATATGTTGCGCTCGTTCACGGGCATGTTCGGGAGGATCACGGGATGATCGATTCACCGTTGGGGAAAGACGAGAGGAGTCGCGTGGCGGTGAAGGATTGTGTGCGGCCCGACGGAAAACCGGCGCAGACGGAGTATTGGGTCGAATGCCGTCTTCACGCAACGTGCGACCCTGCTGAAGATGGCAGCGGCAGTATGAAGCTTGTTTCCGTGAGCGATGGGCAGCCGATTGGAAGCGCCCTGCCATTCACGTTCCTGCGTATTGAGCCGCGCACTGGCCGCAAGCATCAGATCCGCATTCATCTCGCCCACATCGGTCATCCAATCGTCGGCGACAAGATCTACGGCGGCGACGAGGATTTGTATTTGGCCCTGGTTGAAAACCGCCTCACCCCCGATCAGCGTTCCCGCTTAATTCTAGAACATCATGCACTCCATGCCCGTTTACTTCGGTTTTCCTGGCGGGATAAGGAAGTCGTGCTTGTTGCACCAATTGACGGATGGAATTGTTTCTGA
- a CDS encoding glycosyltransferase family 2 protein: MFRDKKIVVVMPAYNAALTLRKTYDETMDHGIVDEVILVDDASRDDTAAIARQLPNVRVHVHEANRGYGGNQKTCYRMALDAGADIVVMIHPDYQYTPKLIPALVAIIAHDVHPCVLGSRILGGYALRGGMPSWKYVANRFLTLAENILLGAKLSEYHTGYRAYSRKVLETVCWEKNSEDFVFDNQLLAQILWHGFSIGEVSCPTKYFAEASSINFRRSVRYGFGCLGVGLSFRLARMGLVRSPLFPEG; this comes from the coding sequence ATGTTTCGCGACAAAAAAATTGTAGTCGTCATGCCCGCATACAACGCGGCACTCACGCTGCGGAAGACCTATGACGAAACCATGGATCATGGAATCGTGGACGAGGTGATCCTGGTCGACGACGCCAGCCGCGACGACACTGCTGCCATCGCGCGGCAGTTGCCTAACGTTCGCGTGCATGTGCATGAGGCGAACCGCGGATACGGCGGAAACCAGAAGACGTGCTACCGCATGGCGCTGGACGCAGGCGCAGACATCGTCGTGATGATTCATCCTGATTACCAATACACGCCGAAGCTGATACCAGCGCTCGTCGCGATCATTGCACATGATGTGCATCCCTGCGTGTTGGGAAGCCGGATTCTTGGAGGCTATGCGCTGCGCGGCGGGATGCCGTCGTGGAAGTATGTTGCGAACCGCTTTCTGACGTTGGCCGAGAACATTCTCCTGGGGGCAAAGCTGTCGGAGTATCATACGGGCTACCGCGCTTATTCGCGCAAGGTTCTGGAGACTGTCTGCTGGGAGAAAAATTCGGAAGACTTCGTTTTCGACAACCAGCTTCTGGCTCAGATTCTCTGGCATGGATTCTCAATCGGCGAGGTCAGTTGTCCGACGAAGTACTTTGCCGAAGCGTCCTCGATCAATTTTCGCCGCAGCGTACGTTATGGATTTGGTTGTCTTGGCGTTGGCCTGAGCTTCCGTCTGGCCCGAATGGGATTGGTCCGCTCTCCCTTGTTCCCGGAAGGCTGA
- a CDS encoding PEP-CTERM sorting domain-containing protein, which translates to MKKALVGSILGLAMTVATSYGQGKVFFNTYVGTVYSPVTYANPVGNGATHGGTVGAGFFAELYYGIGSGLGFNDLTKVADSKTAVGTQVAGYVTGGIVNIPGYTSGPITFAVVCFNGDTWETTMSSASPTAYATLLPTVWTEPEIASGQNPAGTFSQNVPAITVSLVPEPSSFALLGLGSAALLALRRRK; encoded by the coding sequence ATGAAAAAAGCACTCGTCGGATCAATCCTGGGCCTGGCAATGACAGTTGCCACGTCCTATGGCCAAGGAAAAGTGTTTTTCAACACTTACGTCGGAACGGTCTATTCACCAGTCACCTATGCCAACCCGGTTGGCAATGGAGCTACGCATGGTGGTACCGTTGGTGCCGGCTTCTTTGCTGAATTATACTATGGCATCGGCTCTGGGCTGGGCTTCAATGATCTCACCAAGGTCGCTGACTCAAAGACTGCTGTCGGAACACAGGTTGCTGGATATGTTACAGGCGGAATCGTAAACATTCCGGGATATACCTCTGGTCCAATTACCTTCGCCGTAGTGTGCTTCAATGGTGACACATGGGAAACCACAATGTCATCTGCATCTCCAACAGCATATGCAACGTTGTTGCCGACTGTTTGGACTGAACCCGAAATCGCGTCTGGCCAGAATCCGGCAGGAACATTCTCGCAGAACGTTCCTGCAATTACGGTCTCTCTGGTTCCTGAGCCCTCGTCATTCGCATTGTTGGGCCTCGGTTCTGCGGCGCTTTTGGCTCTCCGCCGCCGTAAGTAA